One segment of Haloplanus natans DSM 17983 DNA contains the following:
- a CDS encoding PH domain-containing protein produces MNRLHPRIRVVWAGKATITAAVLGLVAFSVSRLAVPLPVWIPPAVFLVAFGGGVGLALLRYRVWRYEIREDALYLERGVFTRVRTVVPFVRIQHVDSSRGPLERLIGLASTVVYTAGSRGADVSVPGLTPDGADDLRERLKRLAIRAEGEDAV; encoded by the coding sequence ATGAACCGGCTCCATCCACGGATTCGCGTCGTCTGGGCGGGGAAGGCCACGATCACGGCCGCCGTGCTCGGCCTCGTCGCGTTCTCCGTGAGCCGTCTCGCCGTCCCCCTGCCAGTGTGGATTCCGCCTGCCGTGTTCCTCGTCGCCTTCGGCGGCGGCGTCGGACTCGCGCTCCTGCGGTATCGCGTCTGGCGCTACGAGATCAGGGAGGACGCCCTCTATCTCGAACGCGGCGTCTTCACGCGGGTTCGAACCGTCGTCCCGTTCGTCCGCATCCAGCACGTCGACTCCTCGCGCGGGCCACTGGAGCGGCTGATCGGCCTCGCAAGCACCGTCGTCTACACGGCCGGCTCCCGCGGCGCCGACGTGTCGGTTCCGGGCCTGACGCCCGACGGCGCCGACGACCTGCGGGAACGGCTGAAGCGACTCGCCATCCGCGCCGAAGGCGAGGACGCCGTATGA
- a CDS encoding aminotransferase class V-fold PLP-dependent enzyme → MDPEDLRASIPVCDRAVYFNTGASGPAPRHVVEATTDFLEHHEYAAPIEEGAYPAAFETFDETRAAVADFLGAGPLEIALTESTADSIARVAAAIDWEPGDTVVRTDLEHSAGVIPWWNLRDRGVEVEVLETEAGRIDRDALTDAVSDPDARLLCCNSITWNYGTQLPISEIVDIAHDHDTRVLVDAVQSPGQVPVNVSEWGADFVAAAGHKWLLGPWGAGFCYVDREVADGLTPGVVGYRSVADTGAADLELAPGAPRLEVGTTSPAPYRGLIAAIDTVDALGYGTITGRIERLTDRLKDGLGDRLLSPREYESGLVTFTADDPERLVDRLADEGIHIRSLPYPDAVRASVHVFNTAGDVDALLDAL, encoded by the coding sequence ATGGACCCCGAAGACCTCCGTGCGTCGATCCCGGTGTGTGATCGCGCCGTCTACTTCAACACCGGCGCGTCCGGACCGGCTCCCCGGCACGTCGTCGAGGCGACGACCGACTTCCTCGAACACCACGAGTACGCCGCTCCGATCGAGGAGGGGGCCTACCCCGCCGCCTTCGAGACGTTCGACGAGACGCGGGCGGCTGTCGCCGACTTCCTCGGCGCCGGCCCCCTCGAGATCGCGCTGACCGAGAGCACGGCCGACAGCATCGCCCGCGTCGCCGCCGCGATCGACTGGGAACCGGGCGATACCGTCGTGCGGACCGACCTCGAACACTCCGCCGGCGTGATTCCGTGGTGGAACCTCCGGGATCGGGGCGTCGAGGTGGAGGTGCTGGAGACCGAGGCCGGGCGGATCGACCGCGATGCCCTCACGGACGCCGTCTCCGATCCCGACGCCCGCCTGCTCTGTTGCAACTCGATCACGTGGAACTACGGGACACAGCTCCCCATCTCGGAGATCGTCGACATCGCCCACGACCACGACACGCGCGTCCTCGTCGACGCGGTCCAGTCGCCGGGACAGGTGCCCGTCAACGTGAGCGAGTGGGGCGCTGACTTCGTCGCCGCCGCGGGCCACAAATGGCTGCTGGGGCCGTGGGGGGCCGGCTTCTGCTACGTCGACCGCGAGGTGGCCGACGGGCTGACCCCGGGTGTCGTGGGGTATCGGAGCGTCGCGGACACCGGCGCCGCCGATCTGGAACTCGCGCCCGGCGCCCCCCGCCTGGAGGTGGGAACCACCTCGCCGGCGCCCTACCGGGGTCTGATCGCCGCTATCGACACCGTCGACGCCCTCGGCTACGGGACGATCACCGGGCGGATCGAGCGCCTGACCGACCGCCTCAAGGACGGATTGGGCGACCGTCTTCTGAGCCCCCGCGAGTACGAGTCGGGGCTCGTGACGTTCACGGCCGACGACCCCGAGCGCCTGGTCGATCGGCTCGCCGACGAGGGCATCCACATCCGGTCGCTCCCCTATCCCGACGCGGTTCGGGCGTCGGTGCACGTCTTCAACACCGCCGGCGACGTCGACGCGTTGCTCGACGCGCTGTAG